The DNA region TCAATTCTTCGCTTTGCATTAAAGGAAGCAGGTGTTGAAGGTCTCGAGAATGTACTCGAAGGCACAACAGCTATCGCTCTTTCAAATGAGGATCAGACTGCTCCTGCAAGAATCCTTGGTAAGTATGCAGATGCTTCAGAAGGCAAGTTCAAGGTTAAGGCTGGTTACATCGGCTCAGACATCTACGACGAAGCAGGCGTTATGGCTCTTTCAAAGATCCCATCAAGAGATGTACTTCTCGCTCAGCTCGTTGGTTCACTCCAGGGTCCTATCCAGAAACTCGCTGCGCTTCTTAAGGCAGTATCTGAAAAGGACGGAGAAGCAGCTTAATTACATTGCTGCATAACATTTTTTAAAATTTAGTTTAAGGAGAATATTATCATGGCTTCAGAAAAGACAATGAAATTTATTGAAGATATCAAGGCTCTTACAGTATTAGAGCTCGCTGAATTAGTTGACGCTATTCAGGAAGAATTTGGCGTAACAGCTGCTGTAGCTGCTGCTCCTGCTGCTGGCGGCGCTGCTGCTGGTGCTGCTGAAAAGACTGAATTTGACGTTGTAATGACATCATTCGGTGACAGCAAGATGAACGTTATCAAGGTTATCAAGGACGTTATGGGTCTTGGCCTTAAGGAATCAAAGGAATTCGTTGAAGGACTTCCAAAGGCTGTTAAGGAAGGCGCTTCAAAGGCTGACGCTGAAGACATCAAGGCTAAGCTCGAAGCTGCTGGTGCTACAATCGAAATCAAGTAATTTTAGTAAT from Ruminococcus sp. HUN007 includes:
- the rplJ gene encoding 50S ribosomal protein L10, which translates into the protein MASEQILAGKKARVAEVAELLKNSCAGVIVDYKGITVEDDTKLRKELREAGVNYFVEKNSILRFALKEAGVEGLENVLEGTTAIALSNEDQTAPARILGKYADASEGKFKVKAGYIGSDIYDEAGVMALSKIPSRDVLLAQLVGSLQGPIQKLAALLKAVSEKDGEAA
- the rplL gene encoding 50S ribosomal protein L7/L12 is translated as MASEKTMKFIEDIKALTVLELAELVDAIQEEFGVTAAVAAAPAAGGAAAGAAEKTEFDVVMTSFGDSKMNVIKVIKDVMGLGLKESKEFVEGLPKAVKEGASKADAEDIKAKLEAAGATIEIK